A window from Pan paniscus chromosome 14, NHGRI_mPanPan1-v2.0_pri, whole genome shotgun sequence encodes these proteins:
- the LOC112436904 gene encoding DNA-directed RNA polymerases I, II, and III subunit RPABC4-like, with protein MDTRKDIQTPKQQPMAYNCRECHTENDMKSRDPVKCGECGYRIIYKKRTERLVGFDAQ; from the coding sequence ATGGACACCCGGAAGGACATTCAAACCCCAAAGCAGCAGCCAATGGCATATAACTGTAGAGAATGTCACACAGAAAATGACATGAAGTCCAGGGATCCAGTCAAATGTGGAGAATGTGGTTACAGAATAATATATAAGAAAAGGACTGAAAGATTGGTGGGTTTTGATGCCCAGTGA